The following are encoded in a window of Balaenoptera ricei isolate mBalRic1 chromosome 1, mBalRic1.hap2, whole genome shotgun sequence genomic DNA:
- the LOC132372880 gene encoding uncharacterized protein C1orf226 homolog isoform X7, with amino-acid sequence MRSPCRCRGASRRRPWPRCGGPSRAASPVDHSMFENLNTTLTPKLQSSRSFPHLPRPAAPSSAALGSVEPGGPGLWVGSGQHLKNLGKAMGAKVNDFLRRKEPSSLGSAGTMEVNKTAGAQLAGGADVDDGRSALQEAFPRLDPPPPTTRKRTPRALKTTQDMLISSQPVLSSLEYGTELSPGQPQDSPPTAQPSPADASQPEAVMEMMDRGEALPNGEVSLSVPDLIHKDNQDEPKLKVTECRRASSPGLIERNGLKLSLSPISLAESLEDGSPPPRARTSSLDIEGPHPDLLSFE; translated from the exons TCGATCACAGCATGTTTGAGAACTTGAACACAACCCTCACTCCAAAGCTCCAGTCAAGCCGCTCCTTCCCCCACTTGCCCAGGCCTGCGGCCCCCAGCTCTGCCGCCCTGGGGTCTGTGGAGCCCGGAGGGCCTGGACTCTGGGTGGGCAGCGGCCAGCACCTCAAGAACCTGGGCAAAGCCATGGGGGCCAAAGTTAACGACTTCCTGCGGAGGAAAGAGCCCTCGAGCCTGGGCAGCGCGGGCACGATGGAGGTCAACAAGACCGCAGGGGCCCAGCTGGCCGGCGGGGCTGACGTGGACGACGGAAG GTCAGCCCTGCAAGAAGCATTCCCTCGGCTGGATCCCCCGCCTCCTACCACCAGGAAGCGAACCCCTCGGGCCCTGAAGACCACCCAGGACATGCTGATTTCATCGCAGCCAGTCCTAAGCAGTCTGGAGTATGGGACAGAGCTGTCACCTGGGCAGCCCCAGGACTCCCCTcccactgcccagcccagcccagcagatGCTTCACAGCCAGAGGCCGTCATGGAAATGATGGACAGGGGCGAGGCTCTGCCCAATGGGGAGGTTTCCCTGTCGGTACCTGACCTAATCCACAAGGACAACCAGGACGAACCGAAGCTAAAGGTGACTGAGTGCCGAAGGGCCTCCTCCCCTGGCCTCATCGAGAGAAATGGCCTCAAGCTCAGCCTGAGCCCCATCAGCCTGGCTGAGTCTCTGGAGGACGGCAGCCCGCCTCCTCGGGCACGGACCTCCAGCCTTGACATCGAGGGCCCTCACCCAGACCTGCTGTCCTTTGAGTAG
- the LOC132372880 gene encoding uncharacterized protein C1orf226 homolog isoform X8, translated as MRSPFDHSMFENLNTTLTPKLQSSRSFPHLPRPAAPSSAALGSVEPGGPGLWVGSGQHLKNLGKAMGAKVNDFLRRKEPSSLGSAGTMEVNKTAGAQLAGGADVDDGRSALQEAFPRLDPPPPTTRKRTPRALKTTQDMLISSQPVLSSLEYGTELSPGQPQDSPPTAQPSPADASQPEAVMEMMDRGEALPNGEVSLSVPDLIHKDNQDEPKLKVTECRRASSPGLIERNGLKLSLSPISLAESLEDGSPPPRARTSSLDIEGPHPDLLSFE; from the exons TCGATCACAGCATGTTTGAGAACTTGAACACAACCCTCACTCCAAAGCTCCAGTCAAGCCGCTCCTTCCCCCACTTGCCCAGGCCTGCGGCCCCCAGCTCTGCCGCCCTGGGGTCTGTGGAGCCCGGAGGGCCTGGACTCTGGGTGGGCAGCGGCCAGCACCTCAAGAACCTGGGCAAAGCCATGGGGGCCAAAGTTAACGACTTCCTGCGGAGGAAAGAGCCCTCGAGCCTGGGCAGCGCGGGCACGATGGAGGTCAACAAGACCGCAGGGGCCCAGCTGGCCGGCGGGGCTGACGTGGACGACGGAAG GTCAGCCCTGCAAGAAGCATTCCCTCGGCTGGATCCCCCGCCTCCTACCACCAGGAAGCGAACCCCTCGGGCCCTGAAGACCACCCAGGACATGCTGATTTCATCGCAGCCAGTCCTAAGCAGTCTGGAGTATGGGACAGAGCTGTCACCTGGGCAGCCCCAGGACTCCCCTcccactgcccagcccagcccagcagatGCTTCACAGCCAGAGGCCGTCATGGAAATGATGGACAGGGGCGAGGCTCTGCCCAATGGGGAGGTTTCCCTGTCGGTACCTGACCTAATCCACAAGGACAACCAGGACGAACCGAAGCTAAAGGTGACTGAGTGCCGAAGGGCCTCCTCCCCTGGCCTCATCGAGAGAAATGGCCTCAAGCTCAGCCTGAGCCCCATCAGCCTGGCTGAGTCTCTGGAGGACGGCAGCCCGCCTCCTCGGGCACGGACCTCCAGCCTTGACATCGAGGGCCCTCACCCAGACCTGCTGTCCTTTGAGTAG
- the LOC132372880 gene encoding uncharacterized protein C1orf226 homolog isoform X9: protein MFENLNTTLTPKLQSSRSFPHLPRPAAPSSAALGSVEPGGPGLWVGSGQHLKNLGKAMGAKVNDFLRRKEPSSLGSAGTMEVNKTAGAQLAGGADVDDGRSALQEAFPRLDPPPPTTRKRTPRALKTTQDMLISSQPVLSSLEYGTELSPGQPQDSPPTAQPSPADASQPEAVMEMMDRGEALPNGEVSLSVPDLIHKDNQDEPKLKVTECRRASSPGLIERNGLKLSLSPISLAESLEDGSPPPRARTSSLDIEGPHPDLLSFE, encoded by the exons ATGTTTGAGAACTTGAACACAACCCTCACTCCAAAGCTCCAGTCAAGCCGCTCCTTCCCCCACTTGCCCAGGCCTGCGGCCCCCAGCTCTGCCGCCCTGGGGTCTGTGGAGCCCGGAGGGCCTGGACTCTGGGTGGGCAGCGGCCAGCACCTCAAGAACCTGGGCAAAGCCATGGGGGCCAAAGTTAACGACTTCCTGCGGAGGAAAGAGCCCTCGAGCCTGGGCAGCGCGGGCACGATGGAGGTCAACAAGACCGCAGGGGCCCAGCTGGCCGGCGGGGCTGACGTGGACGACGGAAG GTCAGCCCTGCAAGAAGCATTCCCTCGGCTGGATCCCCCGCCTCCTACCACCAGGAAGCGAACCCCTCGGGCCCTGAAGACCACCCAGGACATGCTGATTTCATCGCAGCCAGTCCTAAGCAGTCTGGAGTATGGGACAGAGCTGTCACCTGGGCAGCCCCAGGACTCCCCTcccactgcccagcccagcccagcagatGCTTCACAGCCAGAGGCCGTCATGGAAATGATGGACAGGGGCGAGGCTCTGCCCAATGGGGAGGTTTCCCTGTCGGTACCTGACCTAATCCACAAGGACAACCAGGACGAACCGAAGCTAAAGGTGACTGAGTGCCGAAGGGCCTCCTCCCCTGGCCTCATCGAGAGAAATGGCCTCAAGCTCAGCCTGAGCCCCATCAGCCTGGCTGAGTCTCTGGAGGACGGCAGCCCGCCTCCTCGGGCACGGACCTCCAGCCTTGACATCGAGGGCCCTCACCCAGACCTGCTGTCCTTTGAGTAG